Genomic window (Brevinematales bacterium):
AACTTACTAAGGAACAGATAAGAAAAATTGCTCAGATAAAGTTACCTGATACAAATGCTGATAGTATCGAATCTGTTGAAAAAATGGTTATAGGTACTGCTAGGAATATGGGTATAGAGGTCGAAGTGTAAGGAGGGAATTATGTCTAGGAGTAAGAGATATTCTCAAAATGTTACCTTGGTTGATAAAGAAAAGTTTTATAGTCTTGATGAAGCTCTTGATTTAGTATTTAAGACAGCAAATGCTAAGTTTGATGAAAGTATAGATGTTGCCATAAAGACAGGTCTTAAGCAAGGTCAATCTGTGAGAGGTAGCGTTTCTTTGCCTCATGGAACTGGTAAGCAGGTTAAAGTGTTGGTCTTTGCTAAGGGTGATAAAGCTAAAGAGGCTAAGGAATCTGGAGCTGACTATGTTGGTGCAGAAGATCTTATAGAAAAAATACTAAAAGAGCAATGGGTAGATTATGATGTTGTTATAGCAACTCCAGATATAATGAAAGAAGTTTCCAAGTTAGGGCCTATACTTGGTAGGAAAAAACTTATGCCAAACCCTAAAGTTGGTACTGTAACTTTTGATATTGCTAAAGCGGTTCAAGAGTTTAAGAAAGGTAAACTTGAATTTAGAACTGATAAGACAGGGAATATTCATGTTTCTGTTGGTAAGAAAAGTATGGGTAAAGATAAAATTAAGGATAATATTCTATCTCTAATTAGAGAGGTTAATAGATATAGGCCATCTGATTATAAAGGCGAGTTTATAAAAAATGTAAGTATTTCTTCGACTATGGGGCCTGGAGTTAAGTTAAACAGGACGCAGGTTATACAAGAGGCTAATAAGATATCTGTTTAGTAGGAGGAAGGTATGCCTAGTAAAAGAAATTTAGAGTTGTATGCTGAAATAAAAGATCTTAATTCAAAATATGGTAGTAATCTTATATTCGTTGATTTTACGGGAATGAATGTTGAGAGTATAACTAATTTTAGGAGAGAGATAAAGAAGAGAAGTGGTTATTATAAGGTTGTGAAGAACACAGTAGCTTATAAGTTTTTCAAAAATGATATGGGTATAGATATTCCCCTTGTAGGGGTTAATGGTATTGTGTTTGCTGATGATGTGGCTTTTTTTGACATTCTTAAGTATATCGTTAAGTTAGAAAAAGATAATCCTGTAAAGGTGAAGAGTTCTCTCTTTGAAAAGATGTTTTACAGTAGAGAGCAAACGATAGAGCTTTCTAAGTTGCCATCTAAGAATGAACTAATAGGTTATGTTGTAGGTGCTGTAAGTGGAGGGGTCTCTTCGTTTGTCTATACGTTAAATAACATAGTTCAGAGTTTTGTTTTTGTCCTCAAGGCTATTGAGGATAAAAAGAAATAGATTTTCTTATATTCATTAAGGAGGTATTTTATGGCTAGTAAGTTATCTGTTGAAGATTTGGTTGAAGCTATATCAAACATGACTGTAATGGAACTCGTTGAGCTCAGGAAAGCACTAGAAGATAAATTTGGAGTTAGTGCTGCTATGCCTGTTGTTGCTGCTGGGATTGCACCAGCTGCTCAATCTACTGCCAGCGCAGAACCAGAAGAGAAAACTAACTTTGATATATTTATCAAGGAAGTTGGTGATGCTAAATTACAAGTTATCAAAGTTGTCAAAGATATAACAGGTCTAAGCTTAAAGGATGCTAAAGATATTGTTGAGAGTAATGGACAAAAACCAGTAAAACAAGGTGTACCAAAAGATGAGGCAGAGAAGATAAAGAAAGCAATCGAAGAAGCAGGAGCAGTTGTTGAGCTTAAGTAATGTAAGAGGGCATTATTGTCCTCTGTTTTTTTCTCATATTGTTGATGTGTTTAAATTTGATTTACATTTCTTTTTTAAATATTTCCGTTTAGAGGTGTTTTATGAAGTTTCAGAAAAAGTTTTTTGGTAAAGTAAAATTATCCTACGATGTTCCCTATCTTTTGGAGTTGCAAAAAAAATCTTATGATTTTTTTCTGCAAGCTGATATCCCTCATGAAATGAGACAAAATAAAGGACTAATGAAATTGTTTAAAAGCTTTTTCCCTGTTAAAGTTGGTGATGTAGAGTTTGATGTAGTATCATATCGAATTGATAAACCTCTACATACTCCTGAGGAGTGTATAAAGAAGAATTTAACTTATTCTGCTCCTATAAGAGTTACTTTTAGGATATATAACTATAGGACAAAAGAAGTTATTGAGAAAAAGGATTCATACATAGGTGATATTCCACTCATGACTGATAGGGCAACTTTTATAATAAATGGTGTTGAGAGAGTTATAGTAAGCCAGATAATAAAATCATCAGGAATAATTTTTAGTAATAGGAAGGGGGAATTGTCTTGTAAAATTGTTCCTGAAAGAGGAATGTGGTTAGAGTTTGGTATATCTCTTAAGAAGGAGTTGATGTATTTTAGTATTGATAATAAGAAGAAAATGTTGCTTACATACTTTTTGAGAGCTATTGGAATGAGCACAAAGGATATAATAGGGAACTTTTTTGAGTATGATGAGATAGATTTTTCAAAGAATCCGAACTTAGTTTCAAAATATTTTTATCTTTACGATGATATAAAGGATGAAGATGGTAATATCCTGTTTTTAGCTGGTACTAGAGTTGGTAGAGTTAGTAAAACACAACTACAAGTGAAGGATACTCATA
Coding sequences:
- the rplJ gene encoding 50S ribosomal protein L10, producing the protein MPSKRNLELYAEIKDLNSKYGSNLIFVDFTGMNVESITNFRREIKKRSGYYKVVKNTVAYKFFKNDMGIDIPLVGVNGIVFADDVAFFDILKYIVKLEKDNPVKVKSSLFEKMFYSREQTIELSKLPSKNELIGYVVGAVSGGVSSFVYTLNNIVQSFVFVLKAIEDKKK
- the rplA gene encoding 50S ribosomal protein L1, producing the protein MMSRSKRYSQNVTLVDKEKFYSLDEALDLVFKTANAKFDESIDVAIKTGLKQGQSVRGSVSLPHGTGKQVKVLVFAKGDKAKEAKESGADYVGAEDLIEKILKEQWVDYDVVIATPDIMKEVSKLGPILGRKKLMPNPKVGTVTFDIAKAVQEFKKGKLEFRTDKTGNIHVSVGKKSMGKDKIKDNILSLIREVNRYRPSDYKGEFIKNVSISSTMGPGVKLNRTQVIQEANKISV
- the rplL gene encoding 50S ribosomal protein L7/L12, producing MASKLSVEDLVEAISNMTVMELVELRKALEDKFGVSAAMPVVAAGIAPAAQSTASAEPEEKTNFDIFIKEVGDAKLQVIKVVKDITGLSLKDAKDIVESNGQKPVKQGVPKDEAEKIKKAIEEAGAVVELK